From Paenibacillus graminis:
ACCGAAGTTTTTCCTGTCCCAGCTTCAGCTGGCACAGGCTGAAGGCCGTCCGCTGCCTCCGGTAAGCTATAATTATCAGCTGCCTTTCCAGGAGCAGCTCAAGCAGTGGAAGAACAACATGGGCAGCTTCTCTGAGGAGGTGCGGAATAATCCGCTGCTGCGCGCTTCGTTCTTTTGGGCACTGCGCTACGGTGATTCAAGTACGAAGCTTCAGGTGACAGAGGCGCTCCGCTGGATCGGGGACGATGAAATGTCCGAGGTGCTGAAGGGGATTTCTGAGCAGGAGCCGCTGCAGGAGACTGCACTTCTCGGGCTGCAGCGCCTGATCGGTGGCGCACCGGAGGAGAACACAATCCAGAGGGCGGTACAAGAGCCGGTCGTGCCAATCCATAAAGGGCCACCGGAATGGAAAGAGGACTGGCAGCGGGTTATTGATCATACGGCTGCCGTGATGGACCGGCGGTATGATGCCGTTCTGAAGAAGGATGCTGAGCTCCTCTGGAAGCAGTTTATAAGCCGTCTCTACCCGGATGTTCCCTTGTTTAGGCATACTGCGGGCTGGTGTGCGGCTCTGGAATATTTGACCGCCAAGCTGCATGGCCATCCGCTTACCTATCGTGAGGCTGCCCAGCGCTACGGCGTTTCGGTCTCTATGGTAAGCCGGTACGCGCGGCGTATTCATCAAGTATGCGGGTTCCCGCAGGACGGGGCGGCAGCGGACATTTTGCCGCCTTTTACGGAAAATATCTGACCCTAAGGAGGATATACTCATGTACAAAACAATTGTAATCGGAACAGGCCCGGCAGGACTGACTGCTGCGATTTACCTGGCGCGTGCCAATCTCAGCCCCCTCGTCATTGAAGGCTTGCAGCCGGGAGGACAATTGACTACAACGACAGAGGTAGAGAACTTCCCCGGTTTTCCTGATGGCATCCTGGGTCCAGATCTGATGGATAACATGCGCAAGCAGGCAGAGCGCTTTGGGGCTCAATTTAAGAATGGCTGGGTGGAGGCTGTGGACTTCTCGCAGCGCCCATTTAAGATAACCGTGGATGGCTTGGGTGTGCTGGAAGCAGAGTCGGTAATTATTTCGACCGGGGCTTCGGCGAGGTACCTGGGCATCCCGGGAGAGCAGGATAATGTCGGGCGCGGGGTCAGCACCTGTGCAACCTGCGACGGGTTCTTCTTCCGCGGCAAAAAGATTGTAGTGGTTGGCGGCGGCGACTCCGCAATGGAGGAAGCGAGCTTCCTGACGCGGTTCGCTTCCAGCGTGACCCTGGTCCACCGCCGTCCGGAGCTGCGCGCTTCGAAGATCATGCAGGACCGCGCGCGGGAGAACAGCAAGGTGGCCTGGGCACTGAACCGCACGCCGCTTGAAGTCGCCATCGGGGATACCGGGGTGAAGGGACTGAAGGTCCGCAACAATGAGACGGGTGCTGAAGAGCTTGTGGAAGCGGACGGCGTATTTATCGCTATCGGCCACACACCCAACACGGCCTTCCTGGGCGGCCAGATCACTACCGATGCCAACGGCTATATCGTGGTTAATCCGGGCACAACCGAAACCAACATTCCGGGCGTGTTTGCTTGCGGGGACGTGCAGGATACCCGTTACCGCCAGGCGATCTCAGCTGCCGGGACCGGCTGCATGGCCGCCATGGATGCCGAGAAATATCTGGAGGGCTCGATGGTGCATGACTGGAGCGAAACGCTGGATAAGTAACGGAGGCGCTCAATCAGCAAAATTTTTTATTGACACAAAATACCACTCCATGTAAATTGTATTTAATTAGATAAGATACCCACTAGGGGAGCCTGAATAGGCTGAGACGGGATAAGTGATTCCCGGACCCTTGAACCTGATCTGGATCATACCAGCGTAGGAAAGTGGAGTCGGACCTTTTTTAGCGCAGCCTTCTTTGGCTGTTCCTGAATAAAGCCGCTCCAGGTGGAGCGGCTTTTTGAATTGCTGCGTGATTATCTTATCTGCAAATTGCTCATAGAGCACAGAGGAGGAGATAAGAATGTCAGATTCAGTAAAAAAGGAAGAGGTTAATCTTTCCGGATTCCCCGCGAGCCGCAAGGTGTATGTAGAGGGCTCACGCCCGGACATTCAGGTTCCGATGCGTGAAATCTGTCTCAGCCGGACTGAAGGCGTGGCGGGAGAAGCGGACAATGCGCCGCTGCGTGTCTATGATACCAGCGGGATTTATACGGACGCCGGACAAGAGACCGATATCCGCAAGGGTCTTCCGCCGCACCGATTGTGCTGGATTGCGGAACGCGGAGATTCGGAAGAATACGCCGGGAGAGCTGTGCAGCCCGGAGATAACGGAAGGACAGCGGACGGATCGCTGGAAGGAGGCTTTTCCGGCTTGCACCGGTGCCCGTTAAGAGCGCGTGAGGGCCGCAATGTCACCCAGCTGCACTATGCGCGGCAGGGGATTATCACACCGGAGATGGAGTATATCGCCATTCGTGAGAACACCCGGCCTGAATTCGTAAGGGATGAGGTCGCGGCAGGCCGGGCCATTATCCCGTCGAATCTCAACCATCCCGAGAGTGAGCCGATGATCATCGGGCGGAATTTTCTGGTTAAGATCAATGCGAACATTGGGAATTCCGCTGTGTCTTCATCGATCGAAGAAGAAGTGGAGAAGATGAGGTGGGCAACGCGCTGGGGGGCCGATACGATTATGGACCTTTCCACCGGGGCAAAAATCCATGCCACCCGCGAATGGATTATCCGCAACTCGCCGGTTCCAATCGGCACAGTGCCCATCTATCAGGCGCTGGAAAAGGTCAAAGGAATAGCTGAGGATTTGACCTGGGAGCTGTACCGCGATACGCTCATTGAACAGGCGGAGCAAGGTGTAGACTACTTCACCATTCATGCCGGTGTGCTGAAGCGTTACATTCCGCTTACCGCTGGCAGAATGACCGGAATTGTCTCACGGGGCGGTTCCATTATGGCGGCCTGGTGCCTTGCCCATGATCAGGAGAACTTTTTATATACGCATTTTGAGGATATTTGCGAGATTATGAAAACCTATGATGTCGCCTTTTCCCTGGGAGACGGGCTACGCCCCGGCTCCATCGCCGATGCCAATGACGAGGCTCAATTTGCTGAGCTAGAAACACTTGGTGAGTTGACTGCTTTGGCCTGGAAGCATGATGTCCAAGTGATGGTGGAAGGTCCGGGTCATGTGCCGATGCACAAGATTAAGGAGAATATGGATAAGCAGCTGGAGCTTTGCCAGGAGGCCCCTTTTTACACACTCGGTCCGCTGACCACGGATATTGCTCCCGGCTATGACCATATTACATCAGCAATTGGTGCAGCAATGATCGGCTGGTTCGGGACAGCGATGCTCTGTTACGTTACCCCGAAGGAGCATTTGGGCCTGCCGAACAAGAATGATGTGCGTGAAGGTGTGATTACTTACAAAATTGCTGCACATGCCGCTGACTTGGCCAAGGGGCATCCGGGCGCGCAGGACCGGGACAACGCACTATCCAAGGCGCGGTTCGAGTTCCGGTGGCGTGACCAGTTCCACTTGTCGCTGGACCCGGAACGCGCGCTGGAGTACCATGATGAGACGCTTCCAGCGGAAGGCGCCAAAACAGCGCATTTCTGCTCGATGTGCGGCCCCAAATTCTGCAGCATGCGGATCTCGCACGATATCCGCAATTCGTCCAGATTGAGCAGAATGCTATAACCTGCAACCTTTCCGAGAGGCTGTTTCCGACGCTATGAAATGCGGAGGAGGCAGCTTTTTTCTATATACGTTTCATTCCGTATCCACATGGTTAAACCAATTGGTTGTCAGCTTAATTAAGTTTGTGATTTTGTGATTGCAATCACAATCCGGCCCTGTACCCTATGCTAAGCTGGTGTTGAGAAAGGTTATCAATTAGCCGGAGGTTAAGCTGCAGGAGGAGAGCGCAATGAGCAAAAGCCTTAACATGGATGAGTCCATATTCGAGCTGGTCAGCCGTTATCCGGAGGTCGTAGATATTATGGTGGAGCTGGGGTTCCGCGATATCGCCAAGCCAGGCATGCTGCAGACGGCAGGCAGGTTCATGACCCTGTCCAAAGGAATCACAGTGAAAAAAATGGATCGCGAAACCGTCCGGCAAGCTTTTGAGCGCCATGGCTTCGAGATTATTCAATAGAGGAGAGAGTACAATGAGCGAACTGATTAACAACCGGGAAGTGGATGTTCCCGAGCAGACACGCCGCCAAGCCATGCTTAGGGAAATCATCAAGGAGCTGCATGCCGGAAAAAGCGTGGAGGAAGTCAAAGCACGTTTTGCAGAAGCGGTAGGCGATGTTACGGTAGCAGAAATTTCGGCCATGGAGCATTCATTGATGACAGAAGAGGGGATTCCTGTAGAGGAGGTGCAGCGACTGTGCTCTGTGCACACGGCCATCTTCAAAGGGTCGATCCAGGAGATTCACCGTTCCAATAAACCGGAGGAACAGCCGGGACATCCCGTGCACACCTTCAAGCTGGAGAACCGTGAGATTGAACGTCTTGTCAATTTCCGCCTGCAGCTCCACACCGATAAATTTCTAAGAAGCGGCACGGAAGAGATGAGGTTCAAGCTGTTGGAGGATCTGAGCCTGCTGCTCGATCTCGACAAGCATTACAGCCGCAAAGAGAATCTGCTGTTTCCCTACCTTGAGAAATACGGCATCTATGGACCTACCAAGGTGATGTGGGGGGTGGATGACGGTATCCGCAGTATGATCAAGCAGGCTAAGGCCGCACTCAGTGCATACAATGGGGAAGCCGGGGAACTTAGCAGTCTGCTGGCGGACATTATTCAGGAAGTTAATGAAATGATCTTTAAAGAAGAGAATATTCTGCTGCCGATGGCACTCGATAAGCTGACTGAGGATGAATGGGTCAAAATCGCCCGGGAAAGCGAGGAAATCGGCTTCTGCCTGGCTGCACCAGAGCGGGAATGGATTCCTGAGCGTGTTTCAGAGCCTGAGGGTGCCGCAGCGCCAGCGCAAGAGGGAGGAGTGGCTCCTCAAGGCTTTATCCGCTTCGAAACGGGCCTGTTGTCACTGCATCAGCTGGAAACGGTGCTGAACCATTTGCCGGTCGACCTGACGTTTATTGACGAAAATGACGTAGTCCGCTACTTCTCACATGGCAAAGAGCGTATTTTTGCCCGCACCAAGGCGGTCATTGGACGCACAGTGCAGAACTGCCACCCGCCGCAAAGCGTACATGTAGTAGAGAAGCTATTGGCGGATTTCAAGGCAGGCCGCAAGGATGCTGAGGACTTCTGGATTGCCATCAAAGATAAATTTATCTACATCCGTTATTTCGCTGTCCGCGATGAAGCGGGACAATACATGGGCACCCTTGAATTCACCCAGAATATCGCACCGATCCGCGCATTGGAGGGGCAAAAACGGATTTTGTCGGAATAGCGCATAATTTAAACGTCTGGAGAAACGGAAGCCGCCTCTTGGGAGGACGGCCCAGCCGTTTCTTTTTGCATGAAAAAATACCAGCTGCCTTATATGGCCGGGTGTGCCGCCTTTCCTTGACCGCAGGGATACCTTCTATTATAGTGGGTACGTGGGATTAACTATTTTAGCATAGAAAAAGGTGGCTTGTTACATGTCTGAAAGTATCTACGTTGGCGTTGACTTAGGTGGAACCACGATTAAGGTTGGAATCTGCAATGCCGAGGGGAACCTGCTGCATACCTATGAGGGGCCTACGGGGACTGCGGATGGCGTCGATGCCGTCATCGATAATATCGAAAAGTATGTGCGTCAGATTGTGGAGGACTCCCCGTACTCTTGGGATCAGCTTGCCGGTGTAGGAGCGGGCCTGGCCGGGTTTACGAATATTCGTGAAGGAATTATCATCCTTGCGCCTAACATAGGTTTTAGAGATGTGCCGATCCGTTCCATTCTGGAAGGTCGTCTGAACAAGCCAGTCAAAATAGACAATGACGCCAATGTGGCTGCGCTGGGCGAGGCTTGGAGCGGCGCAGGACGCGGTGTGGAGAACTGTGTATGCTACACGCTGGGCACCGGTGTCGGCGGCGGAATCATTATTAACGGCAAGGTGTATCAAGGGTTTGCAGGACTTGCCGGCGAGCTTGGGCATATTTCTGTAGTGCCTGACCTGGAGGCAATTCAATGCGGCTGCGGCAATATGGGCTGTTTGGAAACGGTTTCCTCTGCTACGGGTATTATCCGCATGGCTAATGATGCTGTAAGCCGCGGCGACCGCACATCATTGTCCATGGTAGAGAAGATCGCAGCCAAAGAGGTATTTGATGCGGCCAAGGCCGGGGACGAAGTGGCTCTGCGGATTGTAAACCGTGCTGCCTTCTATTTGGGTAAATCCATGGCTGCTGTTGCAGCGGTGCTGAATCCGGAAGTGTTTATCATTGGCGGCGGTGTCTCCAAAGCCGGAGACATTCTCTTTGACGAGGTCCGCCGCGTGTTCGCCAAGCTGGCTCCGGCCCCATTGCAGACCGGTGTGACCATCGTTCCTGCCGAGCTGGGAAATGATGCGGGTATTATTGGTGCCGCAGGTCTTTTGCTGCGTTCTTAAGCAGCGGAAATTATTCATATACTATGGATAGGGAGGGGGCGCTTCGATGACCGAATTGGAACAATCACCGCCCGGTGGAGCCACCCTGATTATTATTACGGGCATGTCAGGTGCAGGTAAGACAATTGCTGTGCAGAGCCTGGAAGACCTCGGATTCTTCTGTGTGGATAATTTGCCGCCGGTGCTGATTCCCAAATTCGCCGAGCTGATTGAGCAGTCGAAAGGGAAAATTGCCAAAGTGGCGCTGGTTATCGATTTGCGCGGCAGGGAGTTTTTCACAGCTTTGTCGGAATCGCTATCCTATATCAAGGATGAATCTACGATCGGCTTCGAAATTCTGTTCCTGGATGCAACAGATTCCGTACTGGTACAGCGATACAAGGAGAGCCGGCGGCATCATCCGCTGGCACCCAAAGGCATGCCGCTTGACGGCATCCGTCTGGAACGCCAAATGCTGGAGGAGCTGAAGAATTCAGCCACCTTGTGTTTGGATACCAGCAGCATGAAGCCGGTTCAGTTGAAGG
This genomic window contains:
- the trxB gene encoding thioredoxin-disulfide reductase; amino-acid sequence: MYKTIVIGTGPAGLTAAIYLARANLSPLVIEGLQPGGQLTTTTEVENFPGFPDGILGPDLMDNMRKQAERFGAQFKNGWVEAVDFSQRPFKITVDGLGVLEAESVIISTGASARYLGIPGEQDNVGRGVSTCATCDGFFFRGKKIVVVGGGDSAMEEASFLTRFASSVTLVHRRPELRASKIMQDRARENSKVAWALNRTPLEVAIGDTGVKGLKVRNNETGAEELVEADGVFIAIGHTPNTAFLGGQITTDANGYIVVNPGTTETNIPGVFACGDVQDTRYRQAISAAGTGCMAAMDAEKYLEGSMVHDWSETLDK
- the thiC gene encoding phosphomethylpyrimidine synthase ThiC yields the protein MSDSVKKEEVNLSGFPASRKVYVEGSRPDIQVPMREICLSRTEGVAGEADNAPLRVYDTSGIYTDAGQETDIRKGLPPHRLCWIAERGDSEEYAGRAVQPGDNGRTADGSLEGGFSGLHRCPLRAREGRNVTQLHYARQGIITPEMEYIAIRENTRPEFVRDEVAAGRAIIPSNLNHPESEPMIIGRNFLVKINANIGNSAVSSSIEEEVEKMRWATRWGADTIMDLSTGAKIHATREWIIRNSPVPIGTVPIYQALEKVKGIAEDLTWELYRDTLIEQAEQGVDYFTIHAGVLKRYIPLTAGRMTGIVSRGGSIMAAWCLAHDQENFLYTHFEDICEIMKTYDVAFSLGDGLRPGSIADANDEAQFAELETLGELTALAWKHDVQVMVEGPGHVPMHKIKENMDKQLELCQEAPFYTLGPLTTDIAPGYDHITSAIGAAMIGWFGTAMLCYVTPKEHLGLPNKNDVREGVITYKIAAHAADLAKGHPGAQDRDNALSKARFEFRWRDQFHLSLDPERALEYHDETLPAEGAKTAHFCSMCGPKFCSMRISHDIRNSSRLSRML
- a CDS encoding DUF1858 domain-containing protein — encoded protein: MSKSLNMDESIFELVSRYPEVVDIMVELGFRDIAKPGMLQTAGRFMTLSKGITVKKMDRETVRQAFERHGFEIIQ
- a CDS encoding DUF438 domain-containing protein; this encodes MSELINNREVDVPEQTRRQAMLREIIKELHAGKSVEEVKARFAEAVGDVTVAEISAMEHSLMTEEGIPVEEVQRLCSVHTAIFKGSIQEIHRSNKPEEQPGHPVHTFKLENREIERLVNFRLQLHTDKFLRSGTEEMRFKLLEDLSLLLDLDKHYSRKENLLFPYLEKYGIYGPTKVMWGVDDGIRSMIKQAKAALSAYNGEAGELSSLLADIIQEVNEMIFKEENILLPMALDKLTEDEWVKIARESEEIGFCLAAPEREWIPERVSEPEGAAAPAQEGGVAPQGFIRFETGLLSLHQLETVLNHLPVDLTFIDENDVVRYFSHGKERIFARTKAVIGRTVQNCHPPQSVHVVEKLLADFKAGRKDAEDFWIAIKDKFIYIRYFAVRDEAGQYMGTLEFTQNIAPIRALEGQKRILSE
- a CDS encoding ROK family glucokinase gives rise to the protein MSESIYVGVDLGGTTIKVGICNAEGNLLHTYEGPTGTADGVDAVIDNIEKYVRQIVEDSPYSWDQLAGVGAGLAGFTNIREGIIILAPNIGFRDVPIRSILEGRLNKPVKIDNDANVAALGEAWSGAGRGVENCVCYTLGTGVGGGIIINGKVYQGFAGLAGELGHISVVPDLEAIQCGCGNMGCLETVSSATGIIRMANDAVSRGDRTSLSMVEKIAAKEVFDAAKAGDEVALRIVNRAAFYLGKSMAAVAAVLNPEVFIIGGGVSKAGDILFDEVRRVFAKLAPAPLQTGVTIVPAELGNDAGIIGAAGLLLRS
- the rapZ gene encoding RNase adapter RapZ, which encodes MTELEQSPPGGATLIIITGMSGAGKTIAVQSLEDLGFFCVDNLPPVLIPKFAELIEQSKGKIAKVALVIDLRGREFFTALSESLSYIKDESTIGFEILFLDATDSVLVQRYKESRRHHPLAPKGMPLDGIRLERQMLEELKNSATLCLDTSSMKPVQLKERIVSRFSHLGRSTLSVNITSFGFKYGIPIDADLVFDVRFLPNPHYVDQLRPKTGQDSEVYDYVMKWPETQIFLTKLLDMLHFLIPQYRKEGKSQIIIGIGCTGGKHRSVAISEYLGKMLGVSETESVAVSHRDSERDRH